Proteins from one Prevotella sp. E2-28 genomic window:
- a CDS encoding DUF349 domain-containing protein: MMDSQENILEQENQEVKVEETAVETAENNASAAEERKVYTSKKEVLDRVKEIAHGEEAPQKDEVEYLKTSFYKLHIAEREAKLKEYIDGGGDPETYQITPDEDEEVFKAEMGVIKERRQQLFREQEAEKEENLKKKQAIIEKIKAMVTSPEEASKTYQDFKALQQEWREIKTVPAESANELWRNYQLYVEQFYDLLKLNSEARELDFKKNLEAKTRLCEAAEKLADEADVISAFHQLQQLHQEYREIGPVSKELREEIWQRFKAASTVINKRHQQHFEDLRTREEENLAKKTALCEKVEAINGEENKGTGDWERHTQEIIAIQAEWKTIGFAPQKMNVKIFERFRAACDEFFGRKAEYFKTLKDNFKENADKKRALIEKAKALQDSTEWRSTSDKLIALQKEWKTIGVVPKKLGDQLWEEFLGACNKFFEARNAAGAGQRNEEHENLEKKRSVIERLKAIAEEGGEELQSKVQKLVEEYNSIGHVPFKEKDKVYEEYHTVLDKLYKELNINVAKKRLSKFKDNLKQVAERGEGALDNERQRLMRQYDNLKQDIQTYENNLGFLTASSKKGNSLIEEMNRKIQKLKDDMQLVKEKIKAIDAENA; encoded by the coding sequence ATGATGGACTCTCAAGAAAACATCCTGGAACAGGAGAATCAAGAAGTTAAGGTCGAAGAGACCGCAGTAGAAACAGCCGAAAACAACGCTTCAGCAGCCGAAGAGCGCAAGGTTTATACCTCAAAGAAAGAGGTGCTTGACCGTGTAAAGGAAATAGCTCACGGCGAAGAGGCTCCTCAGAAAGACGAAGTAGAATACCTCAAAACGTCATTCTACAAGTTGCACATTGCTGAGCGCGAAGCCAAACTGAAGGAATATATTGACGGTGGAGGCGATCCCGAGACCTATCAAATAACTCCCGATGAAGACGAGGAGGTATTCAAGGCTGAGATGGGCGTTATTAAGGAGCGCCGTCAGCAGCTGTTCCGTGAACAGGAAGCCGAAAAGGAAGAGAACCTGAAAAAGAAGCAGGCCATCATTGAAAAGATAAAAGCAATGGTCACCTCACCCGAGGAGGCCAGCAAGACCTATCAGGACTTCAAAGCTCTGCAGCAGGAGTGGCGCGAGATTAAGACCGTACCTGCTGAGAGCGCTAACGAGCTGTGGCGTAACTACCAGCTTTATGTAGAGCAGTTCTACGACCTGCTGAAGCTGAATAGCGAAGCGCGTGAACTGGACTTCAAGAAGAATCTGGAAGCTAAGACACGTCTGTGCGAAGCCGCAGAGAAATTAGCTGACGAGGCTGATGTTATCAGCGCATTCCATCAGTTGCAGCAGCTGCATCAGGAGTATCGCGAAATTGGTCCTGTAAGCAAGGAGCTGCGTGAGGAAATATGGCAGCGTTTCAAGGCTGCAAGCACCGTTATCAACAAGCGTCATCAGCAGCACTTCGAGGATCTCCGCACTCGTGAAGAGGAGAATCTTGCCAAGAAGACCGCACTCTGCGAAAAGGTGGAGGCTATCAATGGCGAAGAGAATAAAGGCACGGGCGACTGGGAGCGTCATACTCAGGAAATCATCGCTATCCAAGCTGAATGGAAAACCATTGGTTTCGCTCCACAGAAGATGAACGTGAAAATCTTTGAGCGTTTCCGTGCAGCCTGCGATGAATTCTTTGGTCGCAAGGCTGAATACTTCAAGACGCTGAAAGATAATTTCAAGGAGAATGCAGACAAGAAGCGTGCACTCATTGAGAAAGCCAAAGCGCTGCAAGACAGCACAGAATGGCGTTCTACCAGCGATAAGCTGATAGCTCTCCAGAAGGAATGGAAGACCATCGGTGTGGTACCCAAGAAGTTGGGTGACCAGCTATGGGAAGAGTTCCTCGGCGCCTGCAACAAGTTCTTTGAGGCTCGTAATGCTGCTGGTGCAGGTCAGCGTAACGAGGAGCACGAGAACCTTGAGAAGAAGCGCAGCGTCATTGAGCGTCTGAAGGCTATTGCTGAAGAAGGTGGCGAAGAGCTGCAAAGCAAAGTTCAGAAACTCGTTGAGGAATACAACAGCATTGGCCACGTACCCTTCAAGGAGAAGGATAAGGTCTATGAAGAGTATCACACGGTACTCGACAAACTCTACAAGGAACTGAATATCAATGTAGCCAAGAAGCGTCTCAGCAAGTTCAAGGACAACCTGAAGCAGGTGGCTGAGCGTGGCGAGGGTGCTCTGGACAACGAACGTCAGCGCCTGATGCGTCAGTACGACAACCTGAAGCAGGACATTCAGACCTATGAGAACAACCTGGGCTTCCTTACAGCCAGCAGCAAGAAGGGCAACAGCCTCATTGAAGAGATGAACCGCAAGATTCAGAAGCTCAAGGATGACATGCAGTTGGTCAAGGAAAAGATTAAGGCTATCGACGCAGAGAACGCATAA